The segment ATGGCTGCCGGAGTAGAACAGCCGGCCGTCCTGGAGCAGGATCGCCGCCGGGTACAGGCCCCAGAAGGACCAGGTCTGCTGGTCGCAGCAGCCCTTCCAGGTGTTGGTGGCGGCGGAGAAGCGCTCGTTGATGACGGTGCCGGCGGCGGACTCGTCCAGGCCGCCGAGGGAGACGACGTCGCCGTTGCCCATCTCGGTGGCCGAGGGGTACCAGTGGCCGGCGATCATGTCGTTGGTGCGGGTGTAGGTCATGGTGTCGGGGTTGAAGATGTAACTGGTCTTCAGGCCCTTGTAGCCGACGGTGCCGTCGGCGGACGCGTAGTCCTTGTTGCCGCCCATCACCAGGACTTCGCCGTCGGGGAGCTGTACGTGCCCGGCGCAGAAGAAGTCGGCGGGGGTGGGGACGTCGGTGTAGGTGTAGTTGACGGGGTCGAAGACCGTCGTCTTGAAGGTGCCGGCGGCGAAGGCGTCCCGGTCGTTGCCAGAGCCGGCGATGAGCAGCACCCGGCCGTCGTGCAGGAGTACGGAGTGGATGGCGCGCACCGGCGAGGGCATCTCGACGACCGTCCACTGGCCGATGCAGGCCGGGCCGGTGGGGGCGGTGACGCACGGGTCCGGGCCGGGGTCGGGGACGGTGGCGTCGGTCATCGCGTAGTCGTCGGTGGCCAGGGTGCCGGTCCCGTAGAGGGTCGCGCCCCAGGTGATCCGGTCGGTGCCGGCCGGGACGGCCGGGGTGCGCACCGACGTCTGGGTGTAAGTGCCGCTCACCGGGAGGGTGTTGAGGTCGGTCCAGAAGACCCAGCCGGCGGTGGTGTCGTGCCGGAACATGGTGAGGACGCTGTTGGGCGAGGTCGTCCGGTACCACAGCGACAGGTCGTACTGGTGGTCCGGGACGACGGCGGGCGCGCAGTCGTTCTCCAGCATCATCGTCTTGCGGTCGCCGGAGACCAGGCGGGTGATCCCGATCTCGACGGCATGGCTGCCGGAGTGGGCCCCGGAGGCGCCCGTCACGGTGAAGGTGTGGTCGTTGTCGCCGTAGCCGGACTTCTCGAAGCAGGTGGGGAAGCCGGTGGCGGCGTCGATGGTCTCAAGTCCGGGATTCTGTACGAGGTTCACGGCCGCGTGGGCGGGCTGGGCGGCCTCGGGGGCGAGCGCGAGCCCGATGGTGAGCAGCAGGACGGCGACGAGACAGCGCAGACGTCTGCGGGTGCTTCTTCGGATCGTCGTCATTCCGTTGCGCCGCCCTTCGTGACCTCGCCGACCTCGCCGACCTTGAGGATGTCGATGCGGCCGTCGCCCTCGCCGAAGGTGGCCACGACCGTGGAGTGGGCGAGCAGGTCGCGCACGGTCGGGAGGTTCTGGCGCTCGCCGCGCAGCGCGGGCGTGGAGACGACGTAGTCGATGTCGCGCCAGCCGTGCGGCATCGTCTTCTCGATGGCCGGGTCGTTGTCGAGCTTGTAGTGCCAGATGACGCCGGTGCCCGGGGTGAAGCCCGCGTCCACGGCGTCGAGCCACAGCACGCCGTCGGTCACGACGCGGGTGCGGGCCGGGTCGGCGATGTGGCCGTCGCGCAGCCACTGGGCGGCGTCGTAGTAGACGGTGGTGTCGTCGGTGCGGACGGTGTCGCGGTCGCCCCGGTACCAGACGGGGCCGAACAGCGCGGCGGCCGTGGCCAGCAGGGCCACGCCCGCGGTGAGCCGGATCGCGGGCCGGCCCGCGCTGCCGGGGACGGCTTGTACGGCGGCCCGTACGGCGGTCTGGGCCATCCCGGCCAGGGCGATGGCCAGGAAGGGCAGCAGCTGGATGACGTACATCTTGGGCAGGTAGCCGCCAGGGCGCGCGGCGACGAGCGCGAGGATGACGGCGGCCAGAGCGACGGGCCGCAGCCGCCGCACGGCCAGGGCCGCCAGCGCCGCGGCGGCGCCGCCGGCGATGAGGAGCGGGTCGGTGGCGAACCAGTCGCCGAGCAGGGTGTGGGCCTCGGTGCCGGAGCGGAACACCGAGCCGGTGCCGGCGCGGCTGCCGAGCTGGAAGCCGAGGGAGCCGACCAGCGAGACATGGCCGGGGCCGGGCAGCAACTCGCCCTTGAGGATCGCGTAGAGCGGATAGAACATGCCGGTCAGGGCGAAGCCGGAGGCGAACCCGGCGAAGGAGAAGGTGCGGGTCCTGGGGTCGCTGCCCTGCCACAGGGCGACGAGCAGGGCCGGGAGGACGACCAGGATCGTCTCCTTGGACAGCACGGCCGCCGCCAGGGCCGCCCCGGAGGCCACGTGGTGCCACAGGTGGCGGCGCGGGGACAGGGCCAGTGCGAACGCGGCCAGGGCCCAGACCACGGCGAAGTTGTCCAGGTAGATCTGGCGGCTCATGGTCACCGCGAGCGGCGACAGCCCGTACAGCAGCATCGCCGCGAGGGCGGCGGGCCGGCCGAGTCCGACCCGCCGGGCCACCAGGTGGACCAGCAGCGCTCCGGCCGCGGCGACCGGCAGCATGGCGATCCGGCCCTGGACGAAGGTGGGCTGGTCCGGCGCCAGCCAGGCCGGCAGCCAGGACAGCCAGCTGAGCTGGATCCAGCCCAGCGGCGGATGGTCGTACCAGTAGGTGTAGTGGGCCAGGCCGGCGCCGTGGCGTACCGCCCACGCCTGCGCGAGATATGTGCCCTCGTCGTCATTCGGGAAGGGCGTGCGCCCAATATTCCAGGCGCGTAAATAAATGATCACCGAAAGCGTTACCGCCGGAAACGCGAAATCCGGCCATCGCCTTTTTCTGGAATCCCCTGCCCCGGCACCCACGAGCGGCGTTTCACCGTCCGGAGTTACCGGGGAGTTCACCAGTGGTTCGGCGGAAATAACCGAGCCCCCCACAGGACATACCCCCCTAAAACACTGCACTAAGCCGCCGCCATACCCCCAGGAGGCGGAAATGTCGCACATCAGTCCACAGCGAGTGCACAGCCCGTACATTGCCTCCACGTAACCAATCCATTCCGTCTTTATGAATCTTCAAAATCGTCGATCTTGGCGCCGCAGACTCTCCCAGGGCCTTATTGACGCGGCGGAAAATCGGCTGCTAGCGTCCCGGCGGGGATTACTGAACACAGGGGGGATTTTGGCAATGTGGATTTCCACTGCCCTTTTACTTGAATCGCTGCTGCTCATGGCGGCGGCCGGCGTCACGCTCTGGTGGATGATGCACGCCTGGCGCACCCCGGAGACCCTGGACGCCACCGCGTTCGCCGAGCCCGACGGCGAGTCCCGGCTGTCCTTCTCGCTGCTGGTCCCGGCCCGGCACGAGGAGAGGGTGCTGCAGCGCACGGTCGAGGGGATGTTACGCATCGACCACCCGGACTTCGAGGTGGTGATCGTCGTCGGCCACGACGACCCCGACACCGCCCTCATCGCCCAACGGCTCGCCGAGAGCCACCCGGACCAGGTCAGGGTCGTCACCGACACCCACGGCACCAAGAACAAGCCCCGGGCGCTCAACACCGCGCTCCCGCACTGCAAGGGCGAGATCGTCGGCGTCTTCGACGCGGAGGACATCGTCCACCGCGAGCTGCTGGCCCATGTCGACCACGCGTTCCGCGCCGCCTCCGCCGATGTCGTGCAGGGCGGCGTCCAGCTCGTCAACTACCGCAGCAGCTGGTACAGCCTGCGCAACTGCCTTGAGTACTTCTTCTGGTTCCGCAGCCGGCTCCACCTGCACGCCCGCAAGGGCTTCATCCCGCTCGGCGGCAACACCGCCTTCGTACGCGCCGAGCTGCTGCGCGCCACCGGCGGCTGGGACGGCGACTGCCTCGCCGAGGACTGCGACCTCGGCGTCCGCCTCTCCAGCCGCGGCGCCAAGGTCGTCGTCGCCTACCACGCCGCCCTCGTCACCCGCGAGGAGACGCCGGACTCCCTGTACTCGCTCTACAAGCAGCGCACCCGCTGGAACCAGGGCTTCCTGCAGGTCCTGCGCAAGGGCGAATGGCGGCGGCTGCCGCTGCGCCAGCGCATGCTGGCCCGCTGGACCCTCACCACGCCCTTCGTACAGGCCTTCACCGGCGTGATGGTGCCCTTCGGCGTACTGGTGGCCGTGTTCGGCGGGATCCCGCTGCCGATCTCGCTGGTCGCGTGGCTGCCGGTGCTGCCGATGGCCACGATGACCGTCTTCGAGTGCGTCGCGCTGCACGACTTCGGCCGCGAGTACGGCTTCCGCATCACGCCCGTGCACTACGCCAAGCTGCTCATCGGCACGCCGGTGTACGGCCTCGTCCTGGCCGCGGCGGCGGTGCGGGCGGTGTGGCGCGAATACACGGGACGCAAGGACTGGGAGCTCACCTCGCACATCGGCGCCCACCTGGAGCCGGAGCAGGAGCTTGAACGGAACCCCGCATCCGCCACCGCCACCGCCACCGCCACCGCAAGTCCCGAGCCCCAGGAGGCACTGTGACCACCGGCGCGCCCCGGCCCGTTCCCCCGCCCGCCCTCGCGGCGGCCACCACCCTGCCCGCCGTCTCGCTGGTCGTGCCGACCTTCAACGAGGCCGCCAACATCGACGAGTTGCTGTCGCGCATCTGCGCCGCTCTGCCGCCCGGCGGCGCGGCCGTGGAGGTGCTCTTCGTGGACGACTCCACCGACAACACCCCCGAGGTCGTCCGCGACGCCGCCATGCGCTGCCCGATCCCCGTCACCGTCCACCACCGGTCCGAACCGCACGGCGGCCTGGGCGGCGCCGTCGTCGAGGGGATCGCCCGCACCACCGCGCCCTGGATCGTCGTCATGGACGCCGACCTGCAGCACCCGCCGCACCTCGTCCCCGAGTTGATCGCCGGCGGCGAGCGGACCGGCGCCGAACTCGTCGTCGCCAGCCGCTACGCCGACGGCGGCAGCCGCGGCGGCCTCGCCGGCGGCTACCGGGTGCTCGTCTCCGGCGCCTCCACGTTCGTGGCCAAGGCCATCTTCCCGCGTGCCCTGCGGGGCGTCTCCGACCCTATGAGCGGCTTCTTCGCCATCCGCCGCGAGGCGGTCGAACGCGGCACGCGCAGCGAGGGTCTGCGTCCGCTCGGCTACAAGATCCTGCTCGAACTCGCCGTCCGCTGCCGCCCGCGCGGCGTCGCCGAACTCCCCTACGAGTTCGGCGAACGCTTCGCCGGCGAGTCCAAGTCCACCATCCGCGAAGGCCTGCGCTTCCTCCGTCACCTGGCGCTGCTGCGCACCGCCGAATCCCGCGCGCGCATGATCGCCTTCGGCCTCGTCGGCGCGTCCGGCTTCCTGCCCAACCTGGCCCTCCTGTGGCTGCTCATCCACGGCACCGGCATGCACTACGTCCCGGCCGAGATCATCGCCAACCAGGCCGGCCTGATCTGGAACTTCCTCATCATCGACTCCCTCGTCTACCGCGACCACCGCCGCCAGCGCCGACGCTCCCTGCGCATGCTGAATTTCGCCGCCCTCGGCAACGCCGACCTCGTCGTGCGCATCCCGCTTCTCGCCCTGCTCGTCACCGCTCTCGGCATCCCGCCGGTCCCGGCCACCGCGCTCAGCCTGGTGGTGGTCTTCGCCCTGCGGTTCGTGATCGTCGACCGCTTCCTCTACCGGCGTAGGCCTAGCCGAGCTGCTCTGCCAGCACCTCGGCGTCTGCCGTAGGCGCGGCGCACACGAAGTGCCGGCAGACGTACGCCGCCGCCCGGCCGTCCACCAGCGGCCGGTCGGCCAGCAGCGCGAACTCCTCGCTGCCCGGCTCCCCGGCGGCCACCACCGCCCCCGGTGCCGCGCCGAGCAGGGCGGTCCGGCGCAGGGCGGCGAAGCCCGGGTCGCCGGCCGCGCCCACGACCGCGACCTCCCGGGGGCCGTCCACGGCGGCCTCCGCCACGGCGAGCCCCCAGCCGATGAAGCGGGGCACCCGCCCGGCCAGGGCGCCGACGACGCCCAGCGCCGCCTCGGCGGCGTCGCGGTGGGTGGCGGAGCCGGTGTAGGCGGCGTACGAGAGCAGGGCGCCGGCCGCCGCCGTCCACCCGGAGGGGGCCGCGTTGTCCGTGGGGTCCTGGGGGCGGCGGATCAGGGCCTCGGCGTCGTCGGCGGTGTCGTAGAGGGTGCCTTCCTCGCCGACGAAGTGCCGCAGTACGGAGTCGAGCAGCAGCCCGGCGAAGTCCAGCCACACACCCTCCCCCGTGACGGCGGCCAGCGCGAGGAAGCCCTCGGCGACGTCGGCGTAGTCCTCCAGGACACCGACGTGCCCGCCCGCCGCGCCGTCCCGGGAGGTCCGGGCGAGCCGCGCGTGCTCGTCCATGTGGACCCGGACCAGCAGATCCGCCGCGTCCACGGCGGCGGCCACCAGATCGGGCCGCTCGAAGTACGCCCCGGTCTCGGCGAGCGCGGCCACCGCCAGCCCGTTCCACGCGGCGACGACCTTGTCGTCCCGCCCGGGGCGCGGCCGGGCCTCCCGGGCCGCGAGCAGCCGCTCCCGTACGGAGGCGATCCGCCCGGCGTCGGCCAGGTCGCCGCCCACCAGGCGCAGCACCGACGCGCCCTCCTCGAAGGTGCCCTCCTCGGTGACCCCGAAGTGCTCGGCGGCCAGGGCGGCGTCGGCCTCGCCGAGCACCTCGCGGAGCTCGTGCGGGGTCCAGACATAGAACGCGCCCTCGGAATGCGTACCGTCTGCGCGGTCGCTGTCCGCGTCCAGGGCCGAGGCGAAACCGCCCTGGGCGGTGCGCAGTTCGCGCACCATGAAGTCGGCGGTCTCCAGGGCGACCCGGCGCGCCAGGTCGGAGCCGGTGGCCCGCCACAGGTGGGCGTAGACCCGGCACAGCAGCGCGTTGTCGTAGAGCATCTTCTCGAAGTGCGGCACGAGCCAGTCCCGGTCCACCGAGTACCGCGCGAAGCCGCCGCCGAGCTGGTCGTAGATGCCGCCGCGGGCCATCGCCTCGCAGGTGTCCTGAGCCATCTGCAGCGCGCCCTCCGCGCCGGTGCGGGCGTGGTGGCGCAGCAGGAACTCCAGGGCCATGGACGGCGGGAACTTCGGGGCGCCGCCGAATCCGCCACGTACGGAGTCGTACTCGCGGGTCAGCCCGAGCAGCGCCGCCGCCAGTTCGGACTCGCCGGGGGGCGTGGTGCCCCCGTAGGCCAGCGAGCGCCCGGCCAGGTCCTTGACGACCCGTGCGGCGACCTCGGCGACCTCGGCGCGGCGGTCGCGCCAGGCGGCGTGCACGCCTTCCAGCACCTGGCGGAAGGAGGCCATGCCCTGCCGGGGCTCGGGCGGGAAGTAGGTGCCGAAGTAGAAGGGCTCGGCGGCGGGGGTGAGGAAGACGGTCATGGGCCAGCCGCCCTGGCCGGTGGCGGCCTGGACGGCCTCCATGTAGACCGCGTCGACGTCGGGACGCTCCTCGCGGTCGACCTTGACCGGCACGAAGTGCTCGTTGAGGTAGGCGGCCGTGGCCTCGTCCTCGAAGGATTCCCGCGCCATGACGTGGCACCAGTGGCAGCTGGAATATCCCACGCTCAGCAGGACCGGCACACCCCGCTCGCGGGCCTGCGCGAAGGCCTCGTCGCCCCACGGCCACCAGTCGACAGGGTTGTCGGCGTGCTGGAGGAGGTAGGGGGAAGTGGAACCGCTGAGTCGATTGGCCATGTCCCCAGCCTCAC is part of the Streptomyces sp. NBC_01262 genome and harbors:
- a CDS encoding galactose oxidase-like domain-containing protein; translated protein: MTTIRRSTRRRLRCLVAVLLLTIGLALAPEAAQPAHAAVNLVQNPGLETIDAATGFPTCFEKSGYGDNDHTFTVTGASGAHSGSHAVEIGITRLVSGDRKTMMLENDCAPAVVPDHQYDLSLWYRTTSPNSVLTMFRHDTTAGWVFWTDLNTLPVSGTYTQTSVRTPAVPAGTDRITWGATLYGTGTLATDDYAMTDATVPDPGPDPCVTAPTGPACIGQWTVVEMPSPVRAIHSVLLHDGRVLLIAGSGNDRDAFAAGTFKTTVFDPVNYTYTDVPTPADFFCAGHVQLPDGEVLVMGGNKDYASADGTVGYKGLKTSYIFNPDTMTYTRTNDMIAGHWYPSATEMGNGDVVSLGGLDESAAGTVINERFSAATNTWKGCCDQQTWSFWGLYPAAILLQDGRLFYSGSHVFGVGLSGTGASLYDYDTGTITDVPGLRKKDERDQSMSVLLPPAQDQKVLTIGGGNHTVSPDAHRLTDLIDLTAASPAYVPGPDLPQGVYADGSPQTGDQGKVYVSAVILPDGKVLETGGALHTYREDPVFEASMYDPATNTFDPGLATDPVPRTYHSSAMLLPDGRVLTVGNNPGDGSFDRRISIYSPPYLFRGDRPQITSVASTEWAYGSAQRITTDSAITKASLIRPAAVTHSSDPNQRYVDLPLTVVNGNTVDLNLTSNPDLAPPGWYMLSVVGASGVPSAATWVHIGPATAAQQATARVQTFADDPGEAEPARATPKNPRKSGVKVAEGYDGCDHTYGEISQCVPWTFPAMARSERCDWLSEHGFGPLTVHGRDRHKLDTNRDGVACYRGDLGV
- a CDS encoding thioredoxin domain-containing protein, with amino-acid sequence MANRLSGSTSPYLLQHADNPVDWWPWGDEAFAQARERGVPVLLSVGYSSCHWCHVMARESFEDEATAAYLNEHFVPVKVDREERPDVDAVYMEAVQAATGQGGWPMTVFLTPAAEPFYFGTYFPPEPRQGMASFRQVLEGVHAAWRDRRAEVAEVAARVVKDLAGRSLAYGGTTPPGESELAAALLGLTREYDSVRGGFGGAPKFPPSMALEFLLRHHARTGAEGALQMAQDTCEAMARGGIYDQLGGGFARYSVDRDWLVPHFEKMLYDNALLCRVYAHLWRATGSDLARRVALETADFMVRELRTAQGGFASALDADSDRADGTHSEGAFYVWTPHELREVLGEADAALAAEHFGVTEEGTFEEGASVLRLVGGDLADAGRIASVRERLLAAREARPRPGRDDKVVAAWNGLAVAALAETGAYFERPDLVAAAVDAADLLVRVHMDEHARLARTSRDGAAGGHVGVLEDYADVAEGFLALAAVTGEGVWLDFAGLLLDSVLRHFVGEEGTLYDTADDAEALIRRPQDPTDNAAPSGWTAAAGALLSYAAYTGSATHRDAAEAALGVVGALAGRVPRFIGWGLAVAEAAVDGPREVAVVGAAGDPGFAALRRTALLGAAPGAVVAAGEPGSEEFALLADRPLVDGRAAAYVCRHFVCAAPTADAEVLAEQLG
- a CDS encoding glycosyltransferase family 2 protein, translated to MWISTALLLESLLLMAAAGVTLWWMMHAWRTPETLDATAFAEPDGESRLSFSLLVPARHEERVLQRTVEGMLRIDHPDFEVVIVVGHDDPDTALIAQRLAESHPDQVRVVTDTHGTKNKPRALNTALPHCKGEIVGVFDAEDIVHRELLAHVDHAFRAASADVVQGGVQLVNYRSSWYSLRNCLEYFFWFRSRLHLHARKGFIPLGGNTAFVRAELLRATGGWDGDCLAEDCDLGVRLSSRGAKVVVAYHAALVTREETPDSLYSLYKQRTRWNQGFLQVLRKGEWRRLPLRQRMLARWTLTTPFVQAFTGVMVPFGVLVAVFGGIPLPISLVAWLPVLPMATMTVFECVALHDFGREYGFRITPVHYAKLLIGTPVYGLVLAAAAVRAVWREYTGRKDWELTSHIGAHLEPEQELERNPASATATATATASPEPQEAL
- a CDS encoding ArnT family glycosyltransferase; this translates as MIIYLRAWNIGRTPFPNDDEGTYLAQAWAVRHGAGLAHYTYWYDHPPLGWIQLSWLSWLPAWLAPDQPTFVQGRIAMLPVAAAGALLVHLVARRVGLGRPAALAAMLLYGLSPLAVTMSRQIYLDNFAVVWALAAFALALSPRRHLWHHVASGAALAAAVLSKETILVVLPALLVALWQGSDPRTRTFSFAGFASGFALTGMFYPLYAILKGELLPGPGHVSLVGSLGFQLGSRAGTGSVFRSGTEAHTLLGDWFATDPLLIAGGAAAALAALAVRRLRPVALAAVILALVAARPGGYLPKMYVIQLLPFLAIALAGMAQTAVRAAVQAVPGSAGRPAIRLTAGVALLATAAALFGPVWYRGDRDTVRTDDTTVYYDAAQWLRDGHIADPARTRVVTDGVLWLDAVDAGFTPGTGVIWHYKLDNDPAIEKTMPHGWRDIDYVVSTPALRGERQNLPTVRDLLAHSTVVATFGEGDGRIDILKVGEVGEVTKGGATE
- a CDS encoding glycosyltransferase, producing MTTGAPRPVPPPALAAATTLPAVSLVVPTFNEAANIDELLSRICAALPPGGAAVEVLFVDDSTDNTPEVVRDAAMRCPIPVTVHHRSEPHGGLGGAVVEGIARTTAPWIVVMDADLQHPPHLVPELIAGGERTGAELVVASRYADGGSRGGLAGGYRVLVSGASTFVAKAIFPRALRGVSDPMSGFFAIRREAVERGTRSEGLRPLGYKILLELAVRCRPRGVAELPYEFGERFAGESKSTIREGLRFLRHLALLRTAESRARMIAFGLVGASGFLPNLALLWLLIHGTGMHYVPAEIIANQAGLIWNFLIIDSLVYRDHRRQRRRSLRMLNFAALGNADLVVRIPLLALLVTALGIPPVPATALSLVVVFALRFVIVDRFLYRRRPSRAALPAPRRLP